ATTATTTTCTTTTCACTCAAAGTATGGAGCTATTCTGTTACAATTTACATAATTTATAATGGAAACCTTAAACGGATTATTTACAATACCCATTTGTGCACTCTAATGATATTTTGCTCCATTTGATGAGGAAATGTTCATTATTAAGGTACAAACATCTGAGGGAAAAAGACAGgacatgtgtgtatatatatatagctctcAGAGTGTTAATGTTGTAAGTAGACTTACATTTACTGAAAATAATTTAACTTTGAATGTGGGCAAACAAAAGTTTTACAATAACTTGTCTAGATGTGGAGTCTCTAATTGAGCAGTTATCCTGAATCATCATTTGAAGGTTCTTAAATCAAGCTGTAGTTTTATTGTGGTTTGATTCATGGTTTCAATGCGTCTCTATTCTTTGACTATGTATTTGACTGTAAAGCTTATACATTTACAGTACTTGTATAATAACCTAACCATGGTCACTTTTCTGATCCTGAAAAACCACGGCAGCATTAAACACAATGTACAACAAACACGTACGAGATGACAAGTCTTTATTCGCAGCACTCACAGGCcagtttctctcttctcttggcTAATATTTAAAGTTTGACTAACACAAAATAATCACAATCACATATTCCAGTGCTGTTTTCACAtacaaaacattttgaaaaatgtaATAAGTTGAAGATGCATGGGAATATTGTATGGTGAAATGATTGGTTCATTGCTCTCCTGACACTCAACACTTGTTCCTTTTTTCTTTTCCaacctctcaccttttccctgcTTGGTGGGGAAACTGGAAAAACAATGATTTAAGTTAGACAGCATAACTTTAGAGGCACAAATGTGTTGCTTCAACTGCATGCATATCTTTTTTAACCTATCAATTATTTGATACAAACTGAGCCTTTCTGTCATCACTGATTACTTACCTCCCAGAAGGCCTGGTCATCAAAGCATTTCTTGTTATGGGTTGGCCTCCAGAAATTACATTTCAGAAGAAAACCTGAGCAGGATGAACATGTTTGTGGTTACAACTCCAATCCACCAGTGACTCCAATAACATACGTACAGTACTGTTGAAAGTCACCTGTGATGAGTCCCAGACTCATGCTCAGGCTCAGGGTGATGAGGAGCGTGCAAATGTGGAACACAGCAAATCGGACGGCCCTGAAAGATGCATAACATCATTCACAGGAAACCCCAATAAATTTGAACATGTTCTTATGTATTCACCAATTCACCTTAAATGATTTAAGTAGAGTGATTGTTATAATGTAATGCCTTATCAAATGCgaagatacatttttaaaaaatgtcccCAATGCTCTTCCATTCTCTTCATATCCTGTTAACATAGGTGCTTTTTAATGCTGCGTACGTTGTGAGATCATCAGAGTCAGCGATCTGTAGGAGAAGTTGAACCATCCACCCCAGGATTCCAGGCAGACCATGGACACTAAGGACTCCGCAGGTGTCATGACACTCAAATGCAAGCAGCATGAGGGGCTGAAAGATAAAAAAGCAGTAATATGAGATAGTGAAAGCCCATGGGCAATTCAGGAATTTGTTTATACGTACCTTAATGTATCGGGATCCCAAGGTTGATATCAGTGCAGCAGCAAATCCAATCGCCATAGCTACCCACGGCAAATGAACGGCTGACATAGCAACCCCAATAGCAACACCACCAGCAAGAGTACATCTCTGAATATGAAACTGAGAGGAGAAAACATCCACACACAATTATTTTTAGTGGATTGGATAGGGCAACTCTATCCCTCAACATGACAAAATTTGTGAAATTCTTAAATTGTACTTCTATTCTACTTGATCAATATCCCACTTTAATGGCTACCACTGCCCTTTAACTTCCCACCTACAGGTGGCCCTGGCCATTCAAACATGTTTTCAGGTCATTACCAGGTTGAGTTTCCCTTGGGGACTAGTGAGGACAGAGAAACCAGCAGCTGTGACTGCACTGACTGCCAGGGCCAGGTAGGTGCTGTAGACAGCTCTCAGGCTCCTCCCCCTGTCAAGATGATCCACCTCTACCAGCACAGAGTTAAAACTGGGCCAGAACATCCACAGGAACAGAGTCCCTGGAGAGGAAGAGATGCACGTACCCACCAGAAGTTAACACTTGTATTATTGCAAACACAGCATAGTCCAACAACAAACATTATTAGTGGAGCACTAGCATTTCCATGTACCCATTACAGAGAACAGACCGGTCTTGCGGTCaattttctctttctcatgcagTTGCTCAGATCCCTGTCTGTACAGGACCCACGATAACATCAGCCCAAAGAAAGCCCCAAAGATGTGGAGCAGCATGATGGTATTCAGAAACTGCACCTGTGTGTAAACAGACCACCCAATCATCAGTATACAGTCTAAAATTGTCACATTGTCATCAGATTCATCACTTTATCGGCTTACCTTTAGGAATGTCTGGAGTAGCCAGCCATTCAGCACAAATCCAGATATCTCCAGCAGGGCAATAAGAAGGAGATGGACAGGATTGGTCTTCCCAAGGACAGCACCTATGGCAATGAGGGAGGAAGCTGTGCACATCTCTGCAACAACCAAGCTGGTCCAAACACAGGAAAAGGGGTTCAATATGTATGATATCTGCTTCCAACAGATAACTAAATACAGCTATTAGCTATAAACAAAATGGCAGGTAAAACATCTGAGATCTAACATTTTGTAATGTTTTCAAATCTCCCATCAAACCTGAAGTTTAGATCCAATTATCCTTTGCCTCAATGCTGAATGAATAAGAATGATGTGCACCATCTAAAAAATTATGAAAGAAAATGCCTAACCCATACACCTCAACTTATTTCTCAGTACCTTCTCATATTTATCCAGATCTTTCCTCTGTCATACATAGACTCAACACCGTTCAGAATAACTGCCCACTGGACAGCCATGGCTGCCACTAGGAGGGTGAATCCTGCTCCACTGAAGCTGTACCGCACCAGGAATGTGGCCAGAAAGCCAAAACCCAGAATCACCATCACATGAACATCCTGAAATTCTGTGAGGAAAGAAGGGCCACTTAATATGTCACAGATGGGAAAGACATTGTATCCCTAGTCGTGTAAGCCTGTAAGAGGATAGAGTTGAATTGTTTTGTGTTGCCCCACACAAATATTGTGTATCACTGAAAGTGCATAATGCAGCTAGCTGTTATGTGGGAAAGCTTTGGGAGGCCATATCCACCCCAACAAGTCAGCTGCAACTCTTGCTGGCCCCACCAGATTAAGCATTTATCACTCATAACCAGTGTTGGCAGCCCCTGCTCATTTTTCTGttctctcgcgctctctgtctgtaaacaaacactgtaggctatagcctcaaaacaacataaaaactataattttgatctCGTGGATGAGCAGTCCTTGTACCCATTGTTTGTCTATTCATTTGAATGGTTATATATTTCTCCAGTCCCATCACTCAGCTGTAGTGGAGAGATGGCTTTGTTGTTTGAAATGCTGATTACATTTAACTAATATATTCCCAGAGCATGCTTTAGTAAGAAACTTTGTGTCTCATAATAACAATATTAATCATTATCTTGAAGTATACCTCTGTACACCACCTCTCCAAAAAAGCACATTACAATTGTTCTTTTAACTCACCTGAGTAATAGTTGTTGAATGCATGTTGTTTAGTTTGTACATTTTGTTCAATATCaacattaaaaataaatactACGATGAATCCCGTCTGTAGGAAAAAGAGCAGAGGCGGTAGACGAAAGCGGAGACTCTGTGCGTGTTGGGGAGCCATCGGCGCTTCTAACCAAAAATTACCAAATGGTTCCAAAACAGAATTGTCTGCGCGCAACCCCTTCTACGCGAAATCGGAATGTTCCATTGGGCAAGGAAGAGCAGCTACTTTACcctctgtttatctgtttatgTTTACAAGTCAAAATGTCGACGCAGGTGTTTGGGCAATCGCTATTTTGTATCGATGTGCACGTAGGAGTAGATGCCATTACACATTGGTTCGGTTTTGAAGACATGGTGTTTTCATTTTAGATAAATAATATCAGTTTACTTTAAACCGCATTTGAAAGTGAAAAAAACATGCTAGTAGGCATAATCCCGGTAGAAAATCGTCTGTAAAAACGTTTCATATATAAACCCTATGTAATGTGGCTTTTGTCCTAATTAAGGAGCTAGATAATCAACATAGGCAACATATTTAGCACCCATAGCATGTGTATTGGCCTTTGACTCAAAATATTAACACAACAATCATTTTGATCTGGATTAAATGTTTTGAAAACCCATGCCCAGGTTGTGCAAATTGCTTCAGGGTGAGTGGTTGCGTCTGAATAATATATAATTTATCCTAAAGTGTGCACTTGTTTACTACTCCCCACAAATCTAGAAGTATAGACCGCTTTCCAGTACAGGACACACAAATGTCATGCACAGATGGCGCGACTCGCAATAAGAAAGCCATCACCATCTGCACACATTCAACATTATTACAATATTACTTCCAAACAAAGCAACTTTTTAAAGTTCTCATACGCTTACAATGATGTTTTGATTCTTGCTTGAACAGTCGCTGAGATTATATTTGGCTGTGATCTTTGCACAATAACTCTTTTGGATGCAGCAGttgttagctagaatgctaaTGCTCATTGACATAGGCTGTAGCAGAAGCTCAGCGGTGTTaaggtacttaagtaaaaatactttgaagtactagagtcgttttttgggggtatctgtactttactttactatttatatttaatatttatatttttgacatttgtATTTTACttgatgactttcacttttacttgagtcattttctattaaggtatctttacttttactcaagtgtgacaattgggtactttttccaccactgcaaaagctagccaaagagacattttactggttgaagttgAAGTGTTTTAGTATAATACAGTTGATTTGCTATGATGACACAAACATTAAATGAAGCAGGGCATTCAAACAAGCCTTACAATCCAATTATAATCCAAAAGTAGTGTGAAATACACTCATAAGCAACATGTAAATAGAGTTTtgattatactgaacaaaaatataagtgcaacatgcaacaatttcaatgattttacagaTTCCTATAATGAAATTagtccatttaaataaataaataaaattgagcaggggcacagccatgggtgggcctgggaggacatgagcccatccactggggagccaggcccagccaatgagAATTCGTTTTTCCCCACAAAGTGGGTTTATTACAGATATAAAtagtcctcagtttcatcagctgtccaggtggctggtttcaggcgatcccgcaggtgaagaagccggatgtgtaggtcctgggctggcttgGTTACACGAGGTCTGCGGTTAAGAGGCGGgctggacatactgccaaattatcTAAAATGACAAatgcagcttatggtagagaaattaacattaaattacctggcaacagctctggtggacattccttcagtcagtatggcaattgcatgctccctcaaaacttgaaacatctgtggcactgtgttgtgtgacaaaactgcacattttagagtggccttttattgtcaccagcacaaggtgtacctttGTAtttctaatgctgtttaatcagttccCAGATTTTTGGGGGTCAAAATCCAAAAGTTATGCTGTATGTACTAATGCAAAAAAactttctgggctaataatgtaagaaataacacaaaaaaaaaaatacagcaaagttgcttaggagccaGAAACATAGCGGCCATGTCTATCGGCGCCATCTTGtctcccagttgtcttgaacgcactgaagatTTCAGAGTCTGAGATCACTGTTCCCAAATGTTTTATATGCAGCACCAGTCGTCTTGAAAGCCTACTGCTGTTCATTTGAGAAGGGCTCTCCTCCCTGCTTTTGCCAGTTCACGTAATGGGCCACGGGCCATAGAACGGTGTGCACCGCAGCTACCAGTGTTTTGTGAACAACAGAGTAAGCAACAATAGTGGAATCGGCAGTtcgctttaaaaaaaagaaaaccgCTACAATTAGTGGAAACATTCCACAATTGGACTAGATCATGCTAAACAAGGGTGGAATGTTGATATATAAATTCAACAAAAGACAATTATTAATTAATTTGTCAGAAAACGTACaaatctgttgaaatcacactggatgtatcttcagaattgcattgggggcatacttaTATGCAGTGTACAGCGAAACCTATGGATTGTGCAcccatgaaatggggtatcagcctactcagtgacaccTACAGAACACAATTCTCAAGAGTTCAACACATAGCAAAGTTCAATTGGTGGCATTCTGAGTTAGGCGTAGTAATAATGTCAGGTCATCACATTGGGTAGCTATAGCAATTGACATGGAGCAGAGAGTGAGTAAAAACATTACCTTGTGGAATAATGGACTCCTTTTACAGCAATACAAAATGGAGATCAAGGGTACTATGTACAGGTTGCAAAAATACCTTGCTGTGTAATACTAGGCATTCAATAAAGTTGTGATGGATATTGTCCTTGATTATGAATTCTGGCATCGATgccctaaataaataaataaaaacagtcagATGGCGGCAGTTGAagtgtgaacaaaatataaacgcaacatgcaatttTCAGTATCTAGTGTGACCAACATGTGCCTCATGCAGtttgacacatctccttcgcatcgTGTTTAtcaagctgttgattgtagccggtggaatgttgtcccactaacctcttcaatggctgtgtgaagttgctggatattggcgggaaatgGAACATGCTATGgaacacatcgatccagagcttCCCAAAcatacagatcaaatcaaattttcttagtcacgtgccgaatacaacaggtgaaatgcttacttatgagcccctaaccaacattgcagttttaaaaaatatggataagaataagagaaagaagcaacaagtaattaaagagcagcagtaaaaataaaaaaaaagacaatatatacaggggggtgccggtacagagtcaatgtgcggagtcaatgcaaatagcctgggtagccatttgactagatgttcaggagtcttatggcttggggttagaagctgtttagaagcctcttggacctagacttggcgctccggtaccgcttgccatgcggtagcagagagaacagtctgtgacatggggctgtgcattatcattctgaaacatgaGGTTATGGTGGCGGATGaacggcacgacaatgggcctcaggatctcatcacagtatctctgtgcatccaaattgtcattgataaaatgtaattgtgtgttcattgtctgtagtttatgcctgcccataccattaccacaatggggcactctgatcacaatgttgacatcagaaaaTCGTTCCCCACACAATGACATATATGTGGTCTCCTGTTgcgaggtggcttatggtagagaactgAACaatcaattatctggcaacatgccaattgcacactccctcaaaacttgagacatctgtggcattgtgtgtgacaaaactgcagatTTTACAGTggcctttattgtccccagcacaaggtgtaccattgtaatgataatgctgtttaatccACTTCTTGATGTCACAActgtcagttggatggattatcttggcaaaggagaaatgctcactaacaggaatgtaacaaatttgtgcacaaaatttgagagaaataagctttttgtgcgtatggaatatttctgggatctttactttcagctcatgaaacattgtgtttatatttttcttcagtgtatgtatgtttgttttCCAAACCAGTAATTTCAGGGCAAAGCATTAATACATTTTGTGACAAAGGAATGAGGGATTGTTTTCTGTCAACTCGaacaatgtacagtgcattcggaaagtaatcagacccattgactttccACATTTCGTTATGCTACAGTCttattctgtaagggttttccttcggtgaagcggaccaaaaagcagcatggtggttattcatgttctttaatttataaagaaactacacatgagataactaataaaaacaacaaacgtgagaaaacctaaaacagccctatctggtgcaaacacagagacaggaacaatcacccacaaacacacagtgaaactcaggctacctaagtatgattctcaatcagagacaactaatgacacctgcctctgattgagaaccatactaggcagaaacatagaaatacccaaatcatagaaaaacaaacagactgcccacccaactcacgccctgaccatactaactaaatacaaaacacaggaaataaaggtcagaacgtgacatattctaaaatagattaaattattttccccctcatcaatctacacacaataccccataatgacaaagataaAATAagtttttagacatttctgcaaatgtattaaaaatacaaaaagatgaaatataacatttacatacagtgccagtcaaaagtttgaacacacctactcattccagggtttttctttagtttgactattttatacattgtacaataataatgaagacatcaaaactacaaaataacacatttggaatcacgtagtaaccaaaaaaagtgttaaacaaatcaaaatatattttgtattttagaatcttcaaagtagccaccctttgccttgatgactgctttgcacactcttgacattctctcaaccagcatcataaggtactcacctggaatgcatttcaattaacaggtgtgcctgttAATTGTTGAATTTATTatcttcttaatgcatttgagacaatctgttttgttgtgacaaggtattggtggtatacagaagatttggtaaaagaacaatcttctacagctgcaccattgagagcatcttgactggttgcattaccgcttggtatggcagttgcttggcactacagagggtaatgcgtatggcccagtacatcactggggccaagctctctgccacccaggacctccagACACCCaggtcatggactgttctctctgctaccgcatggcaagcggtaataatgcaccaagtctggaacaaaCAGCAccctaaatagcttctacccccaaaacaTAAGACTGCTAATTAGTTAGTCCAGATAgatatttggttaactatttacagtgccttgcgaaagtatttggcccccttgaactttgcgaccttttgccacatttcaggcttcaaacaaagatataaaactatttttgttgtgaagaatcaacaacaagtgggacacaatcatgaaggggaacgacatttattggatatttcaaacttttttaacaaatcaaaaactgaaaaattgggcgacAGCCGATCTACAAGAAACATTTTATTataaataactactcattatcagtcagtcacaatttaccctTGATACATTACAGTTTTGATCCTCATCGAACATGGCCCCTCCTTGTTCGCTCGTCTTTGGTGGGCACGAGCAATATAAATGgctcatctttgcctcaatcaaAATAAGAGGCGTTGGCAAATAAAGTGATTTGGTAAATAGTCTGTCTCATAACCTGACATACGTCAATTATAGCGCAAGCATGCgctgagagaaaagaggaggttcTTAAAGAGAGTTTTATTTATGTTTCCAGTAGAAAAATAATTACAGCGATATTTCACAGGGACCTAATTTATTGTATTTGTCTTCTCATGCAAGAAAACTGGATAAGATTACAGTAGGAAATCAAAAACTAAagcgaaggagaggaggatgaagcgGCGCAATGCGGACTGCAGCAAACTCAGACGGCCGTTAAAACGGAACCGAATCACCGAGGGCATATACGGCAGGTATATGAAGCCAAGCGATGGGTTCTCGCGTCCGTAATGTTTTTTTTGTAAGACTCCTTCAttgcttggctgggttgtgtctCTCCTAAATGTAAAATGTCACTGACACTCGCAGTCAAGTGAAATTGGCTAGATATCAAGTAGGTAACTAGTATATTTGTGGGCAGATTAGCATAGCTAAATGGAGAGGTGTAAATTATATTTGGAGTAACGTTAGGCTACTACCAATTGATAGGCCCCAAGCCATAGCCTGGGGATGTTTTAAACACCCCTGCTTCAATTAGGCATCTCGATTAACTACGTATCCCATATTGTCTGCAGTAACTAGCTAAATTCACCCTACTAAGACAGCCCCCTAGCTGGGCTATGGAACAGTTATACCCATTTCAGACAGGAGCTGTTATGTTACGTATAAAAATGTCAATGTTGATTACCCTTTTCAAACAGCTCCTTATTTGCAGGTATAACCCTTTGATACTTTAGTGGGAAACTTGCAAAttgggaagggtggggggtgTTAGCGAACTAAACTCCATGGTGAAGGAAGTTTATGATGAACTTCTCCAACTGAGTGGATCAGAGGCCAGGCTTTGGAATCGAGTTCTCTGATTGGATCAatacttaaatatatatatatatataatgaaacGCCCACCTGTTTTGTCGTCTTGTTGCGTGCCTTTGTTGAAATCCAAACGTTTTCAATAGACGTTAATCAAATACAACCAGCGGCGGATTTAGGTAAAGGCTACACAcacaatttacattttttttcataATTCGGAATGATGACATTTGCGCGACCGCttttctatcgctcatttgcaCGACCGCttttctatcgctcatttgcaCGTCACGTCAATGATATCAGTCACCATGTGGGAcaattaaccttgtcggagtgggcgccctggtgctagtttgtgagctaggcaggctactaCCTGGGAAGGTCTGTGCGCcgcagaaagtatttgactctagtCAATGTTAATTAATTTACATGCAAAAAAAGAACCATTCACGCCAACCCGATACCTGTATTTTGGTTACAGGGTCTGTGAAAATGCAGGAATCATGACAGACTTTAGGTGGCTTATTTTTCCATGTTCTACCCCGTACTCCTTTCAAATATACAAAAAGCAGGTATAAAAAACAAACTAAGTTAGTGGTTTTGGTCTGCATATGA
This sequence is a window from Oncorhynchus gorbuscha isolate QuinsamMale2020 ecotype Even-year linkage group LG17, OgorEven_v1.0, whole genome shotgun sequence. Protein-coding genes within it:
- the rhd gene encoding rh blood group, D antigen isoform X1, giving the protein MAPQHAQSLRFRLPPLLFFLQTGFIVVFIFNVDIEQNVQTKQHAFNNYYSEFQDVHVMVILGFGFLATFLVRYSFSGAGFTLLVAAMAVQWAVILNGVESMYDRGKIWINMRSLVVAEMCTASSLIAIGAVLGKTNPVHLLLIALLEISGFVLNGWLLQTFLKVQFLNTIMLLHIFGAFFGLMLSWVLYRQGSEQLHEKEKIDRKTGLFSVMGTLFLWMFWPSFNSVLVEVDHLDRGRSLRAVYSTYLALAVSAVTAAGFSVLTSPQGKLNLFHIQRCTLAGGVAIGVAMSAVHLPWVAMAIGFAAALISTLGSRYIKVRINKFLNCPWAFTISYYCFFIFQPLMLLAFECHDTCGVLSVHGLPGILGWMVQLLLQIADSDDLTTAVRFAVFHICTLLITLSLSMSLGLITGFLLKCNFWRPTHNKKCFDDQAFWEFPHQAGKR
- the rhd gene encoding rh blood group, D antigen isoform X2, with protein sequence MAPQHAQSLRFRLPPLLFFLQTGFIVVFIFNVDIEQNVQTKQHAFNNYYSEFQDVHVMVILGFGFLATFLVRYSFSGAGFTLLVAAMAVQWAVILNGVESMYDRGKIWINMRSLVVAEMCTASSLIAIGAVLGKTNPVHLLLIALLEISGFVLNGWLLQTFLKVQFLNTIMLLHIFGAFFGLMLSWVLYRQGSEQLHEKEKIDRKTGLFSVMGTLFLWMFWPSFNSVLVEVDHLDRGRSLRAVYSTYLALAVSAVTAAGFSVLTSPQGKLNLFHIQRCTLAGGVAIGVAMSAVHLPWVAMAIGFAAALISTLGSRYIKPLMLLAFECHDTCGVLSVHGLPGILGWMVQLLLQIADSDDLTTAVRFAVFHICTLLITLSLSMSLGLITGFLLKCNFWRPTHNKKCFDDQAFWEFPHQAGKR